Proteins from one Pseudomonas sp. KBS0710 genomic window:
- a CDS encoding peptidylprolyl isomerase, which produces MTQVKLTTNHGDIVIELNAEKAPITVANFIEYVNAGHYENTVFHRVIGNFMVQGGGFEPGMKEKKDKRPSIQNEADNGLSNDKYTVAMARTMEPHSASAQFFINVADNTFLNHSGKNVQGWGYAVFGKVTEGQDVVDKIKGVQTTGKAGHQDVPVEDVIVEKAEIVG; this is translated from the coding sequence ATGACTCAAGTCAAACTGACCACCAACCACGGTGACATCGTCATCGAGCTGAACGCCGAGAAAGCGCCGATCACCGTCGCCAACTTCATCGAGTACGTGAACGCCGGCCACTACGAAAACACCGTTTTCCACCGTGTCATCGGTAACTTCATGGTCCAGGGCGGCGGTTTCGAGCCGGGCATGAAAGAAAAGAAAGACAAGCGCCCAAGCATCCAGAACGAAGCGGACAACGGCCTTTCCAACGACAAGTACACCGTCGCCATGGCCCGTACCATGGAGCCGCATTCGGCCTCCGCGCAGTTTTTCATCAACGTGGCCGACAACACCTTCCTGAACCACAGCGGCAAGAACGTGCAGGGTTGGGGCTACGCAGTATTCGGTAAAGTCACCGAAGGCCAGGACGTCGTTGACAAGATCAAAGGTGTGCAAACCACCGGCAAGGCAGGTCACCAGGACGTTCCGGTAGAAGACGTAATCGTCGAGAAAGCCGAGATCGTTGGGTGA
- a CDS encoding efflux RND transporter periplasmic adaptor subunit produces MATAENSNASEKPDNNPRKRKVMLIGLALIVILGVVGVWGWYEFYGRFNESTDDAYVNGNVVEITPLVTGTVVSIGADDGDLVHEGQVLINFDPNDAAVGLQSAQANLARTVRQVRGLYSNVDGMKAQVNAQKADVQTAQDNFNRRKTLAQGGAISQEELSHARDSLTAAKNALTNLEQQLKTTNALVDDTVISSHPDVQAAAAQLRQAYLTNARSTLIAPVTGYVAKRTVQLGQRVQPGTALMAVIPLDQLWIDANFKETQLRDMRIGQPVDIEADIYGSDVKFTGTVDSLGAGTGSAFALLPAQNATGNWIKIVQRVPVRIHINADELAKNPLRVGLSTVVNVNLHDQSGPVLAQQAPQKASFTTNVYDRQLAEADAMITQLIHDNSLAAPKAVQR; encoded by the coding sequence ATGGCCACTGCCGAAAACAGCAACGCAAGTGAAAAACCCGATAACAACCCGCGCAAACGCAAAGTCATGCTGATCGGCCTGGCGCTGATCGTCATTCTTGGCGTAGTCGGCGTGTGGGGCTGGTATGAGTTCTACGGGCGCTTCAATGAAAGCACCGACGACGCCTATGTGAACGGCAACGTGGTGGAAATTACCCCGCTGGTCACCGGCACTGTGGTCAGCATCGGCGCCGACGACGGCGACCTGGTCCATGAGGGCCAGGTGCTGATCAACTTCGACCCGAATGACGCCGCCGTCGGCCTGCAAAGCGCCCAGGCCAACCTGGCGCGCACCGTGCGCCAGGTACGCGGTCTGTACAGCAATGTCGACGGCATGAAAGCCCAGGTCAACGCACAGAAAGCTGACGTGCAAACCGCCCAGGACAACTTCAACCGGCGTAAGACCCTGGCCCAGGGCGGTGCGATCTCCCAGGAAGAACTGTCCCATGCGCGTGACAGCCTGACCGCCGCCAAAAATGCCCTGACCAACCTTGAGCAGCAACTGAAAACCACCAATGCCCTGGTGGACGACACCGTGATTTCGTCTCACCCGGACGTGCAAGCCGCCGCCGCCCAGTTGCGTCAGGCCTACCTGACCAACGCGCGCAGCACCTTGATCGCACCGGTCACCGGCTATGTGGCCAAGCGCACCGTGCAACTGGGCCAACGCGTGCAGCCCGGCACCGCGTTGATGGCGGTGATCCCGCTGGACCAGTTGTGGATCGACGCCAACTTCAAGGAAACCCAGCTGCGCGATATGCGCATTGGCCAGCCGGTGGACATCGAAGCGGACATCTACGGCAGTGACGTGAAATTCACTGGCACCGTCGACAGCCTCGGCGCCGGCACCGGCAGTGCCTTTGCCCTGCTGCCTGCGCAGAACGCTACCGGTAACTGGATCAAGATCGTGCAACGCGTACCGGTGCGTATCCATATCAATGCCGATGAGTTGGCCAAGAACCCGCTGCGCGTGGGCTTGAGCACTGTGGTCAACGTCAACCTGCACGACCAGAGCGGCCCGGTGCTGGCGCAACAGGCACCGCAAAAGGCCTCGTTCACCACCAACGTGTATGACCGCCAACTGGCCGAAGCCGATGCCATGATCACGCAGCTGATCCATGACAACAGCCTCGCCGCACCCAAGGCTGTGCAACGCTGA
- the lpxH gene encoding UDP-2,3-diacylglucosamine diphosphatase: protein MILLISDLHLEEERPDITRAFLDLLHGRARGVQALYILGDFFEAWLGDDGMTPFQRSICAALRELSGSGTPIFIMHGNRDFLIGKAFCKAAGATLLKDPSVVQFYGEPVLLMHGDSLCTRDVGYMKLRRILRNPIVLFILRHLPLRTRHKLARKLRSESRAQTRMKANDIVDVTPEEVPRVMQQFGVRTLVHGHTHRPAIHKLQIGDQAAKRIVLGDWDKQGWALQVDEQGFALAAFDFVNPQLALPGA, encoded by the coding sequence GTGATATTACTGATTTCAGATTTGCATCTGGAAGAGGAGCGCCCGGACATCACCCGGGCGTTTCTGGATCTGCTCCACGGCCGCGCCCGTGGCGTCCAGGCGTTGTACATTCTGGGGGACTTTTTTGAAGCCTGGCTTGGCGACGATGGGATGACACCCTTCCAACGTTCGATTTGCGCAGCATTGCGTGAGCTGAGCGGCAGCGGCACCCCGATTTTTATCATGCACGGCAACCGTGATTTCCTGATCGGCAAGGCGTTCTGCAAAGCCGCAGGCGCTACCTTGCTCAAGGACCCGAGTGTCGTGCAGTTTTACGGCGAGCCCGTGCTGTTGATGCACGGCGACAGCCTTTGCACCCGCGACGTCGGCTACATGAAGCTGCGGCGCATCCTGCGTAACCCGATTGTTTTGTTCATTCTGCGGCACCTGCCCTTGCGCACCCGCCACAAGCTGGCGCGCAAGCTGCGCAGCGAGAGCCGCGCGCAAACGCGCATGAAGGCCAACGACATTGTGGATGTGACGCCCGAGGAAGTCCCACGAGTGATGCAGCAGTTCGGCGTGCGCACCCTGGTCCACGGCCATACGCACCGCCCCGCCATTCATAAGTTGCAGATTGGTGACCAGGCGGCCAAGCGCATTGTGCTGGGGGATTGGGACAAGCAAGGTTGGGCTTTGCAGGTGGATGAGCAAGGGTTTGCGCTGGCGGCGTTTGACTTTGTGAACCCGCAGTTGGCGTTGCCCGGCGCATAA
- a CDS encoding DHA2 family efflux MFS transporter permease subunit, whose product MSANAPASFTPPSLLMATIGLSLATFMQVLDTTIANVALPTISGNLGVSSEQGTWVITSFAVSNAIALPLTGWLSRRFGEVKLFLWATILFVLASFLCGISTSMPELIGFRVLQGLVAGPLYPMTQTLLIAVYPPARRGMALALLAMVTVVAPIAGPILGGWITDSYSWPWIFFINVPIGIFAVMVVRSQLKKRPVVTSYQPMDYVGLLSLIVGVGALQIILDKGNDLDWFESNFIIIGAAISVVALAVFIIWELTDKHPVVNLRLFAYRNFRIGTIVLILGYAGFFGINLILPQWLQTQMGYTATWAGLAVAPIGILPVLMSPFVGKYAHKFDLRLLAGLAFLAIGLSCFMRAGFTNEVDFTHIALVQLFMGIGVALFFMPTLSILMSDLPPAQIADGAGLATFLRTLGGSFAASLTTWIWIRRADQHHAYMSENMTTYDSATRDALQALGGAGHKAYAQLDQILTSQAYMMSTVDYFTLLGWMFMGLMLLVWLAKPPFGAKAGPEASGH is encoded by the coding sequence ATGAGCGCTAATGCCCCCGCGTCCTTTACGCCGCCCAGCTTGCTGATGGCCACGATTGGCCTGTCGCTGGCGACTTTTATGCAGGTGCTCGACACCACCATCGCCAACGTGGCGTTGCCGACCATTTCCGGCAACCTGGGCGTGAGTTCGGAGCAGGGCACCTGGGTGATCACCTCGTTTGCGGTGAGCAACGCGATTGCCTTGCCGCTCACCGGCTGGCTGAGCCGCCGCTTTGGCGAGGTGAAGCTGTTTTTGTGGGCGACCATTCTGTTTGTGCTGGCGTCGTTCCTCTGTGGTATCTCCACTTCGATGCCCGAGCTGATTGGCTTTCGGGTGCTGCAAGGCCTGGTCGCCGGGCCGTTGTACCCGATGACGCAGACGTTGCTGATCGCGGTTTACCCACCGGCCAGGCGCGGCATGGCCCTGGCGTTACTGGCGATGGTCACGGTGGTGGCGCCGATTGCCGGCCCCATCCTCGGTGGCTGGATTACCGACAGCTACAGCTGGCCTTGGATCTTCTTTATCAACGTGCCCATCGGCATTTTTGCGGTGATGGTGGTGCGTTCGCAATTGAAGAAACGCCCGGTGGTCACCAGTTACCAACCGATGGATTACGTCGGCTTGTTGAGCTTGATCGTCGGCGTCGGCGCCTTGCAGATCATCCTCGACAAGGGCAACGACCTGGATTGGTTCGAGTCCAACTTCATCATCATCGGTGCGGCGATTTCGGTGGTTGCCCTGGCGGTGTTCATCATTTGGGAGCTGACCGACAAGCACCCGGTGGTCAACCTGCGGCTGTTTGCCTACCGCAACTTCCGCATCGGCACCATCGTGTTGATTTTGGGTTACGCGGGCTTCTTCGGCATCAACCTGATCCTGCCGCAATGGCTGCAAACCCAGATGGGCTACACCGCCACCTGGGCCGGTCTGGCGGTCGCTCCGATCGGTATTTTGCCGGTGCTGATGTCGCCCTTTGTGGGCAAATATGCGCACAAGTTCGACCTGCGCCTGTTGGCGGGCCTGGCGTTCCTGGCGATTGGTTTGAGCTGCTTTATGCGCGCAGGTTTTACCAACGAGGTGGATTTCACCCACATCGCTTTGGTGCAGTTGTTCATGGGGATCGGCGTGGCGTTGTTCTTCATGCCGACCTTGAGCATCCTGATGTCCGACTTGCCGCCGGCGCAAATCGCCGACGGTGCGGGTCTTGCGACCTTCCTGCGGACCTTGGGCGGCAGCTTTGCGGCGTCGCTGACCACCTGGATCTGGATTCGCCGCGCCGACCAGCACCACGCGTACATGAGCGAGAACATGACCACCTACGACTCGGCCACCCGTGATGCCTTGCAGGCGCTCGGCGGGGCAGGGCACAAGGCCTATGCGCAGCTGGACCAGATCCTCACCAGCCAGGCGTACATGATGTCCACCGTGGATTACTTCACGTTGCTGGGGTGGATGTTCATGGGCTTGATGTTGCTGGTGTGGTTGGCCAAACCGCCGTTTGGCGCGAAGGCCGGGCCGGAGGCTTCGGGGCACTGA